The stretch of DNA ATCACGATGCCGGCCACCGAGACGATGCCGTCGTTGGCGCCCAGAACACCCGCTCGCAACCAGTTGAGCCGGTTGCCCAGCCCCTCGGAACCGGCATGCTCGTGCTGCATGCTCGCCAGATCGACCATGCCCCTATCGTCCCGCGTCCGTGCGCCGCGCCGCAACGAAGGTCAGGCTGGGCTGAGTCGGGCTGCTGGAGGAGCAGCGCTGGGTGACGGTTTTGACCCCCAGGGGTCAGAACCGCACGTTGTCGGGCAGTGCTTCGCCCATCAACGTTCGGTTTTGACCCTCAGGGGTCAAAACCGACCCAGCGACCTCACCAGGAACGACCAGAGCGGTCCGTCAGAGCCCGAGGTCGCGGCCGATGATCTCCTTCATGATCTCGTTGGAGCCGGCCCAGATCTTGGTGACGCGGGCGTCGCGCCAGGCGCGGGCCACCCGGTACTCGTTCATGAAGCCGTAGCCGCCGTGCAGCTGGACGCAGTGGTCGAGGATCTCGCTCTGGGTCTGCGAGGACCAGTACTTGGCCTTCGACGCCTCCACAGCGCTCAGCTCGCCCTTGGCGTGCGCGGCGACGCACTTGTCGACGTACGCCTCCGCCACCTCGATCTGGGTGAACAGCTCGGCCAGCAGGAACTTGTTGTGCTGGAAGTTGCCGATCGCCTGACCGAACGCCCGCCGCTCCTGGGCGTAGGTCAGCGTCTCGGCGAGGATCTGCTTGGCGTGCGCGATGTTGGCGACCGAGCACGAGAGCCGCTCCTGGGCGAGCTTCTGCATCATGTGGATGAAGCCCATGTTGAGCTCACCGATGATCTCGGCGTCGGTCACGCGGACGTTCTCGAAGAACAGCTCGGCGGTGTCGGACTCCTCCATGCCGACCTTGTCGAGCTTGCGGCCGCGGCTGAAGCCCTCCTTGGTGGCCTCGACGGCGAAGAGGGTGATCCCCTTCGCACCCTTCTCCGGGTCGGTCCGCGCGGCCACGATCACCAGGTCGCAGGAGTAGCCGTTGGTGATGAAGGTCTTGGAGCCGTTGATCACCCACTCCTCGCCGTCGCGGACGGCGGTGGTCTTCAGCGCGGCGAGGTCCGAGCCGCCACCGGGCTCGGTCATCCCGATCGCGAGCAGGATCTCACCGGCAGCGACACCGGGGAGCCAGCGCTGCTTCTGCTCGGGGGTGCCGAGCTCGTTGATGTACGGCGCGGTGATGTCCACGTGGATGCCCACGCACGTCGAGTACGCCGCACCGACCTTCGCCAGCTCCTCCTCCAGGACGGCGTTGAAGCGGAAGTCGCCCGCACCGCCGTACTCCTCGTCGAGGGAGAGCCCGAGGAACCCGTTCTCGCCGGCCTTGAGCCAGAACTCGCGCGGCAGGGCCTTGTCCAGGATGTACTTCTCGCTGTTCGGGATCACGTCCCGCTCCAGCCAGGTGCGCACCGCAGCCCGGAAGTCCTCGTGGTCCTCGGTGTAGATCTCGCGCTTCATACACCCAGGATACGGGGGTAAGTTACTCGCGCGTAGGCGGTGGGATGTGGCGTGGGTAACGCTGGCCGGCTCGGACGACGTCCGATCTGCGTACCGGACGTGCCTGTGGCCCGCCGGACTCTCGGCGGGCCACAGGACGTCGGGCGATCAGTGCTTCGGCTTGACCTTCAGGGTGAGGGTCGTCGCCGAGCCGGTGAAGTCAGCCGTCGGGGCGTAGACGACCGAGATCTTCTTCGTCTTGGCCTTCTTTACCTTCCTGGCCAGCTTCGGCGCCTTAAAGGTGAGCACCGCACGACCGCCGTTCAGCGTCGCGAGGTGGCTCTTGCCGGCCACCGTGACCTTCACCGAGCCGGTCGGGACGACGCCCGGGGCGGCACTGACGGCGACATTCAGGCGGACCTTCTTGCCGGACGTCACCGCGTGCTTGGCCAAGCTGGCCGAGGTGGTCGTGGAGTACGCCGTGATGCCCACCGACGCACCGCCCGGCTCGACCACAGCGGTCGCGTCGCCGTCGGCGTCGACTGTGACGAGCTTCGTCACCGACACGTGCGCCGTGGCGCCGACAGCGAGCGCCTTGAAGGTCAGGGTGACCAGCTTCGTGTCGCCTTCGGCGGCCGGGGAGGAGCCGAGCTTGGTGTGGACGACGTGCACGGTGCCGGATCCGGCGGTGATCACATCGCTGCCGGTGGTGCCGCCGGTGGTGCTGGTCGAGACCAGCGCGGCCGCCTTCGGGTCGAACCCGAGGGACAGGTCGTAGGCGTAGAGGTCCTTGGCCGACTCGTCCACCGTGACCGAGAACGTCTGGCCCGGCTTCACCGTCCTGGCGCTCGCCCCGAGGGTCACCGCGCCGGTGCCGGGAGCGTCCTCGTCCACCCCGGGACCGGCGTAGGTCTCCCCCGCCAGGGCCGGGTAGAGCGCCGGCGTGGTGCGGGCCTTGGTGGCCTGTTCGAAGGAGTAGCCGTAGGAGATCAGGTCGCCCTCGTCGTAGTCGCGGCCGAGGAACTCCAGGTTGACGTTGGCGTTCGCCGGAGCACCCGCGGTGACCTCGCCGGCGTTGTCCTGCCCGGCCGGGACCGTGATGGCCGGCATGCCGGTGTTGGGGCTGAGCCGCAGGTTGGTGCTGTAGGTGCCGTACGTCGTGGTCGTCGGATAGATGACCGCGTCGATGTCGTCGGTGTCCATCAGGTTGGTCAGGTACGCCGAGCCGTTCTTGATCAACGAGCCGTGGGAGGCCATCCAGGCGTTGTAGGTGTCGGTCGTGACCGCGTCGCGCTGGGTGTAGACGCTGCCGTACTGCGGGGTGTACTGACCGGAGCTGACGATCTCGGCCAGCGTGCGGTCGGCGACCGTCGGGTCGAGGTGGTTGGCCACGTAGGCGGCGATGTTGGCCTTGAACTCGTTGGTGCTGCCGCTGCCCTCGTTGAGGATCTTGGAGACCGTCACCCCATTGGCGGGATCGGCGGCCAGGGTCGAGGGGTCGATCGCGTCGACGGTGGCACCCGCGTCCTGGAGCTTCTGCACCGCATCGAGGAAGATCCGCCGGGCGGCGATCTGCGAGGCGCTGGTCGCCGACGAGGGCGGCACCATCGAGGTGAAGTAGGCGAAGTGCTTGCCGGCCAGCGACCCGGCCTTCAGGTAGGACGTGTACGACGTCGGCAGGTGCGTGTCTGCCTCGGAGGTCGCCGCGTCGGCAGGGTCGCTGCCGACGACCGCGTCCAGAGCCACCGCCACGTCGGAGACCGAGCGGGCGATCGGGCCGCCGGTGTCCTGGGTCAGCGCGAGCGGGACGATGCCGTCGCGACTGGTCAGACCGACGGTGGGACGCAGGCCGACGAGCTGGTTGTAGCTCGAGGGCACCCGGATGGACCCGCCGGTGTCGGTGCCGAAGCCGATCGCGCCGAGGTTCGCCGAGATCGACGCACCGGTGCCGCCGCTGGAGCCGCCGGCCGACTGCGCGGTGTTGTACGGGCTGGCGACGTACTTGCTGGAGCCGACCGGCGAGCCGGCGCTGTACTGGGAGACGAAGCCGTAGGCGAACTCGTCCATGCTGGCCTTGCCGAGGATGATCGCGCCGGCGTCACGCAGGCCGGCCACCATGGTGGCGTCGGTGCTGGTCTGGTTGTCCTCCCAGCAGCTGCAACCGGCCGAGGTGGGCATGTCCTTGGTGTCGTAGTTGTCCTTCAGCAGGATCGGGATGCCGTCGAGCATGCCGCTGCCGTGACCGTTCTTCTTCCGGGCGGCGTCGCTGGCAGCGGCGGCCGCGAGCGCGTCCTTCGCATCGGCGGTGATGACAGCGTTCAGCGGCCTGCCCGACGTCGCCGGGTCGACGGTGGTGCTGTTGTAGGCCGTGATGCGGTCGAGGTAGTCCTGGGTCAGCTGCACCGAGGTGATCACGCCGGCGTTCATCGCCTTCTGCATGTCGAGGGCGCTGGCCTCGATCAGGTCGAAGGAGCCGTCGTCGTAGATCACCTTCTGCGCCAGTCGGGCGAGGTCGGCGATCGTGATCGTGCCGTCGCCGTCCAGGTCCGCGGCTGCGACCTTGGACCAGCCGGCACCGGTGGAGGAGGTGCCGAGCGCTGCGCGGGCGATGTCGAGGTCGGCAGCGGTGATCTGATGGTCGCCGGTGAGGTCCCCCTCGGTGTAGAAGGGGGCGAGGTAGGCGCCGCTGTCGCTGGCGCCGGCCGGGTGGACCTGGTCGGCGGCGGAGGAGGGCGCGGCGACGGCCAGCGACAGGCCGGCCGCACCGATCGTCAGCGCGAGGGAAGCGCTGGCGAGACGAGCCTTGGAGGGGGTCATGCGATGCTTTCTTGCCGGAAGATCCGAGACGGACCGTCAAGGTAAGAAGCCAATGTTTCGTCGGCGGTCGCCCCGCAGCCCCTTCACGGTGGCCGGGTGTTACACCGTCTGAAACGAATCAAGAACAATTGTTTCGCGAAACTGTGAGGATGCCGGCCGCGCTCAGCTCAGCGTGCGCAGGGCGGCGTCGGCCTGGTCCAGGAGCTCGCGGAACGGCCGCGCGGCAGCGTCGGCGAGCCAGCCCGCGAAGGCGACGTGGAACGCCGCCACGGCACTCTGCGCCGCCAGGCTCGCGATCAGGTCCTCGACACCGCGCGCGCGAAGGTCTCCGGCGACGAGATCGGTCATCGCGGCGAGCTTGAGCAGCTCGCGCTCCCGCAGGGCCGGGTTCGCCGCCACGATGCGCGAACGGCGTACGGCGTGCTCTCCGCGCTCCTCCAACGCCTCGCCGAAGGCCCGCATCCCGGCCATTGCCGCGTCGAGCGGCGAGACGCCGTCGGCGGCACCGGCGATGGCCTCGGTGACCGCCCGCTGCATCTCGTCGGTGCCTGCGAACAGCACCTCGCGCTTGTCGCTGAAGTGGCGGAAGAAGGTGCGCTCGGTGACGCCCGCCCGCTCGGCGATGTCGCCAGCGGTCGTCTGCTCGAAGCCACGCTCGGCGAAGAGATCGATGGCAGCTTCGATCATCCGCCCGCGCGCGCCCGGCTCCCAACGACCCATGCCCGGGATTCTAGGCGATGACAGCCTCTGACATCGCGTGCTACCGTCGATGTCAGCAACTGACATCGATAGGAGACCATCATGCGCGTATTCGTCACCGGAGCCTCGGGTTGGATCGGCTCGGCCGTCACCGACGACCTGCTGACTCACGGCCACCAGGTGATCGGGCTGGCCCGATCGGCCGAGTCGGCGGCCGCCCTGCGGGGCAGGGGCGCCGAGGTCCACGACGGCAGCCTCGACGACGTCGACTCGCTGCTCGCGGGGGCGAAGGCTGCTGACGCGGTCATCCACCTCGCCTTCAAGCACGACTTCACCGACGTCGCGGCGGCCTGGCGCAGCGAGCGCGCGGCGGTGGAGGGCATGCTCGACGCCCTGGCCGGCAGCGACCGACCGTTCCTGCTCGCCTCGGGCCTCGCTGGCGCGGACCTGGGCCGACTCGTGACCGAGGACGACGCCTCGCCGTTCCACGGCGCTGACTCGATGCGGGGTGGCAGCGAGAACCTCGCGCTGGAGTACGCCGAGCGCGGCGTGCGCTCGGTCGCGGTGCGCTTCGCGCCCACCGTCCACGGCACCGACGACCACGGCTTCACCGCCCGCCTGGTGCAGATCGCCCAGGAGCACGGCAGCGCCGGCTACATCGGCGACGGCGCCCACCGCTGGGCGGCCGTGCACCGCTCCGACGCCGCCGGCCTGGTCCGGCTCGCCCTGGAGGGGGCTCCCGCCGGCTCCCGGGTGCACGCGGTCGCGGAGGAAGGGGTCCCGACGCGCGAGATGGCAGCGGCGATCGGCGCCTACCTCGGCGTACCGCCCGTGACCGTCCCGGCGGAGGAGGCCGAGGCGCGCTTCGGCTGGCTGGCCACCTTCTTCGGCCGCGACGTCGCAGCCTCCAGCGCGCGCACCCGCGAGCTGCTCGGCTGGGTGCCGACCGGGCCGACGCTGCTCGACGACATCGCCGGCGGCGCGTACGCGGCGGCTGCTGGTCGCTGAGAGGGCTCTGCGAGGTCCGGCCGGAACCCGTGTCCGGCGCCCGGGTACCGTCTGGTCGTGGTACCCACGCAGCCTCGGTCGGGCGGCCTGCCGACCCCCATCCGACGCCCGGCGCCATGACCACCGTGGTGGACCACCTGCTGGCCATGCCGACCTGGCTCGCACTGCTGCTGGTGTTCGCGCTGCCGGCTCTCGAGGCCTCGGCGTTCCTCGGGTTCGTCTTCCCGGGCGAGACGGCGCTGATCCTCGGCGGGGTGATGGCCTCGCAGGGTGCCGTGCCGCTGCCGGCCGTGCTCGCGGTGGGCGTGGGCGGCGCGATCGTCGGCGACTCGATCGGCTATGCCGTCGGGCGCCGGTGGGGACGGCGGATCCTGCGCTCGACGGTGGGGCGATTCGTGCGGCCCGAGCATCTCGACCGAGCCGAACGGGCGCTCTCGGTGCGGGGCGGCTGGACCGTCTTCGTCGGGCGCTTCACCGCCGCGCTGCGCGTGCTCGTGCCGGGCCTGGCCGGGATGGGCCGGATGCCGTACCGGACCTTCCTGCTCTACAACGTCTCGGGGGCGCTGATCTGGGGCAGCCTGATGGTGGTAGCGGGCGATGTCGCCGGGCGGAACTGGCACCGCGTCGCCCACCTCTTCTCCGGGGCGGGTCTGGTGCTGACGGCGCTGGTCGTCGGGGCCTTCGTCGCCGTCCAGGTCGTACGTCGCCGCCGGCGGGCATCACCGCCCGCCGACGGCTGACCTCACTTCCGGGCGTGGGTGTAGGCGATGTAGAGGTCGCACTGCGCCTTGCGAGCGACCTCGCTGGCGATGCTCCCGAGGATGCGGGAAGCGCCCTGGACGCGCTTGTTGCCGACCACGATCAGCTCGGCGTCGACCTCCTCGGCCACGCCGAGCAGCGCCTCGGCGGGCTTGCCGCCCGCCGCCTGGGCCGAGACCGACAGCTCCGGGTAGACGTTGCGCAGCCGGCCGATCGTCTGCTCGGCCACCTCGCTGGCCGGCTCGACGGTGGTGAAGACCAGGTCACGATCGTCCTGGACCCGCTCGACCTCATAGTTGCCGTAGGCACAGACCACCCGGAGCTCCGACTTGAGGGCCAGGGCCAGCCGGCCTGCCGCCAGGGCGGCCTGAGCCGCCGGCTCGCTTCCGTCGACTCCGACGACGATGACGCCCATGGTGTGCTCCTGTGGGTAAGGGTGCGAGACGACTCCAGCCTAGTGGCGCACCAGGTCCGGGCACGAGCGTTGCCCACGCCGCGTCCACCTCGAGGCAGGCTGGCCTCAGCTCGCCTCGTCGCACTCCTGGAGCGTCGCATGGGTGGCGGCCTCGCGGTGGTCGCAGATGATCCGCTTGACGGTGAAGACGCAGGAGCCGCAACTCCGGCCGGCCCCGGTCGCCCCGCACACCTGCGCGACGGTGCGCGCCCCCTGCGTCAGGGCAGCAGCGATCTGCTTGTCGTTGACGACCTCGCAGTGGCAGACGATCACGGGGAACCCTTCGGTGGCGGTGATATGAGGTTAGCCTTACCTCAAGGTCCTGTCCACTGCTGATCGTTGGGTGGTGTCTGTTCCTCGTTGCGGGGCGTGTGCCAGCATGGCGGCCAACGTTCCCGATTTCCCTGGAGGTGGCGATGCAGCCGATCAGCCCACGCGTGGTCGAGCTCCTCAACGAGGCGCTCACCTTCGAGCTCACCGTGACCAACACCTACTTCCTGCACGCCAGGATGCTCGACAACTGGGGCCTGTCCCGGCTCGGCAAGGTCTTCTACGACCTCTCGATCGACGAGATGAAGGACGCCGACGAGCTGATCAACCGGATCCTCATGTTCGACGGGCACCCGAACGTGCAGCGCCTCAACGCGATCACCGTCGGCGAGACGGCCGAGGAGATGCTCGAGCTGGCGCTCGCCAGCGAGCGCGCGGCCGTCGCCCAGTTCAACGCCGCAGCAGCCGAGTGCCACGGCCTCGGCGACCACGGCAGCGCCGCTGTCTTCGAGGAGATGGTCCGCGACGAGGAGCGGCACGCCGACTGGTTCGAGAGCCAGCTGGACGCCATCGCACGCGTCGGCGCACCGGGCTACCTGGCGCAGCAGATCAACGCCGGCGAGGCTCCCTGACCGAGCCCGCCGGGCTCACTGCCCGGATGGCTCGATCGTCAGGTCGTGGACGCCGCGATCCATCCGGACCCGGAGGTCCGGGTCGGAGAAGTCGCCGCGTTGCGCGGCGGCCATCAACCGCTCGGCCAGGAGCCGGACCCGCACGTTGTGGTTGCGCGACCACCAGCGGAGCAGCTCGAACGCCTGGTCCTCGGTCAGGCTGTAGGCCAGCATGAGCACGCCCTTGGCCTGCTCGATCGCACCGCGTCCCGCCGTGACGGCCTCCACCGCTGCCCGCCCCGCTACCTCGCCGGCCTCGTGCAGGTCGCCGGTGACGTCGATGACCAGCCCCTCGGCGAGATAGCCCTCGTCCCGGGACCGGATGTCATGGGCCACCAGCAGCAGTGAGCGCAGCTCGGCCTCCGAGGCTGGTACGCGGTAGCGCAGCCTCCAGTGTGCGCCGGCCGGCTTCGCGAGGGACTCGAGGAGGACCGCCCGGTCCTCCTCGTAGACGAGTGCCAGGAGCTGGTCGGTCGTCAACGATTCCGGGTGGGCGTCGTCCCACCCGTGCAGCAGCGCCGCGGCGTCGTCCCAACGCCAACGGCCCGAGTTCGAGTCGTAGCCGAAACGACCGACCATCTCGACGTCGGCGGCGTCACGGCTCTCCGCTGCAGTCATGCGCGGCAATCCCACCCAGTTCTGTGCCATGCCGGCGCGACGCTTCCGTGCCACGGAAGCGAAGGGTCGACGCCGGCTTCGGGGTGGCCGCACTCCTTGAGCCGGACGGAAGTATGCCATGAGGGGGCAGCGATCCGCGTGCCGAGGGGAGCCGCTACCCAGCAGCGTCGACAACATGTACCCGGCGCCGGTTCGTGCGATAATTCTGCCCGGCTCGAGAACCAGGCCGTTCTGTGGCACACCCGCCGCATGCTCCGACGAGAGGCCGTTGTCGATGACAAGCTCCGTGGCACCCAGCGAGGCGGCCAGCGCATTCACGAGTCTGGCGCGGCTCGTCTACCACGGTCAGACGTACGGCGAGGTCTACACCGAGATCTGCCGGCTCGCGACCGTCGTCGTACCCGGGTGCGACCACGCCTGCATCACCACGATCAGCGCCGGCGAGCAGCCTGCCCTCGAGGCGACGACCGACGCGATCGCTGCGCAGGTCGACGGGCTGGAGTGGGAGACCGGCGAGGGCCCGTGCGTCGACGCGATCCTGACCCAGCGCTTCGAGTGGGACCCCGACATCACCAAGCGGCCGGCCTGGCCGAAGCTGGCGGCCCGCATCCTGGACATCACCCCGGTCCGCGGCATGCTCGGCTACCGCCTGGTGGTCAACGACCACAAGGTCGGCGCGCTCAACATGTTCT from Nocardioides sp. BP30 encodes:
- a CDS encoding ANTAR domain-containing protein encodes the protein MTAAESRDAADVEMVGRFGYDSNSGRWRWDDAAALLHGWDDAHPESLTTDQLLALVYEEDRAVLLESLAKPAGAHWRLRYRVPASEAELRSLLLVAHDIRSRDEGYLAEGLVIDVTGDLHEAGEVAGRAAVEAVTAGRGAIEQAKGVLMLAYSLTEDQAFELLRWWSRNHNVRVRLLAERLMAAAQRGDFSDPDLRVRMDRGVHDLTIEPSGQ
- a CDS encoding universal stress protein, producing MGVIVVGVDGSEPAAQAALAAGRLALALKSELRVVCAYGNYEVERVQDDRDLVFTTVEPASEVAEQTIGRLRNVYPELSVSAQAAGGKPAEALLGVAEEVDAELIVVGNKRVQGASRILGSIASEVARKAQCDLYIAYTHARK
- a CDS encoding SDR family oxidoreductase produces the protein MRVFVTGASGWIGSAVTDDLLTHGHQVIGLARSAESAAALRGRGAEVHDGSLDDVDSLLAGAKAADAVIHLAFKHDFTDVAAAWRSERAAVEGMLDALAGSDRPFLLASGLAGADLGRLVTEDDASPFHGADSMRGGSENLALEYAERGVRSVAVRFAPTVHGTDDHGFTARLVQIAQEHGSAGYIGDGAHRWAAVHRSDAAGLVRLALEGAPAGSRVHAVAEEGVPTREMAAAIGAYLGVPPVTVPAEEAEARFGWLATFFGRDVAASSARTRELLGWVPTGPTLLDDIAGGAYAAAAGR
- a CDS encoding (2Fe-2S)-binding protein; the protein is MIVCHCEVVNDKQIAAALTQGARTVAQVCGATGAGRSCGSCVFTVKRIICDHREAATHATLQECDEAS
- the bfr gene encoding bacterioferritin, translating into MQPISPRVVELLNEALTFELTVTNTYFLHARMLDNWGLSRLGKVFYDLSIDEMKDADELINRILMFDGHPNVQRLNAITVGETAEEMLELALASERAAVAQFNAAAAECHGLGDHGSAAVFEEMVRDEERHADWFESQLDAIARVGAPGYLAQQINAGEAP
- a CDS encoding amidase family protein; its protein translation is MTPSKARLASASLALTIGAAGLSLAVAAPSSAADQVHPAGASDSGAYLAPFYTEGDLTGDHQITAADLDIARAALGTSSTGAGWSKVAAADLDGDGTITIADLARLAQKVIYDDGSFDLIEASALDMQKAMNAGVITSVQLTQDYLDRITAYNSTTVDPATSGRPLNAVITADAKDALAAAAASDAARKKNGHGSGMLDGIPILLKDNYDTKDMPTSAGCSCWEDNQTSTDATMVAGLRDAGAIILGKASMDEFAYGFVSQYSAGSPVGSSKYVASPYNTAQSAGGSSGGTGASISANLGAIGFGTDTGGSIRVPSSYNQLVGLRPTVGLTSRDGIVPLALTQDTGGPIARSVSDVAVALDAVVGSDPADAATSEADTHLPTSYTSYLKAGSLAGKHFAYFTSMVPPSSATSASQIAARRIFLDAVQKLQDAGATVDAIDPSTLAADPANGVTVSKILNEGSGSTNEFKANIAAYVANHLDPTVADRTLAEIVSSGQYTPQYGSVYTQRDAVTTDTYNAWMASHGSLIKNGSAYLTNLMDTDDIDAVIYPTTTTYGTYSTNLRLSPNTGMPAITVPAGQDNAGEVTAGAPANANVNLEFLGRDYDEGDLISYGYSFEQATKARTTPALYPALAGETYAGPGVDEDAPGTGAVTLGASARTVKPGQTFSVTVDESAKDLYAYDLSLGFDPKAAALVSTSTTGGTTGSDVITAGSGTVHVVHTKLGSSPAAEGDTKLVTLTFKALAVGATAHVSVTKLVTVDADGDATAVVEPGGASVGITAYSTTTSASLAKHAVTSGKKVRLNVAVSAAPGVVPTGSVKVTVAGKSHLATLNGGRAVLTFKAPKLARKVKKAKTKKISVVYAPTADFTGSATTLTLKVKPKH
- a CDS encoding DedA family protein, whose product is MTTVVDHLLAMPTWLALLLVFALPALEASAFLGFVFPGETALILGGVMASQGAVPLPAVLAVGVGGAIVGDSIGYAVGRRWGRRILRSTVGRFVRPEHLDRAERALSVRGGWTVFVGRFTAALRVLVPGLAGMGRMPYRTFLLYNVSGALIWGSLMVVAGDVAGRNWHRVAHLFSGAGLVLTALVVGAFVAVQVVRRRRRASPPADG
- a CDS encoding acyl-CoA dehydrogenase family protein, which codes for MKREIYTEDHEDFRAAVRTWLERDVIPNSEKYILDKALPREFWLKAGENGFLGLSLDEEYGGAGDFRFNAVLEEELAKVGAAYSTCVGIHVDITAPYINELGTPEQKQRWLPGVAAGEILLAIGMTEPGGGSDLAALKTTAVRDGEEWVINGSKTFITNGYSCDLVIVAARTDPEKGAKGITLFAVEATKEGFSRGRKLDKVGMEESDTAELFFENVRVTDAEIIGELNMGFIHMMQKLAQERLSCSVANIAHAKQILAETLTYAQERRAFGQAIGNFQHNKFLLAELFTQIEVAEAYVDKCVAAHAKGELSAVEASKAKYWSSQTQSEILDHCVQLHGGYGFMNEYRVARAWRDARVTKIWAGSNEIMKEIIGRDLGL
- a CDS encoding GAF and ANTAR domain-containing protein, translating into MTSSVAPSEAASAFTSLARLVYHGQTYGEVYTEICRLATVVVPGCDHACITTISAGEQPALEATTDAIAAQVDGLEWETGEGPCVDAILTQRFEWDPDITKRPAWPKLAARILDITPVRGMLGYRLVVNDHKVGALNMFSDTPGALTQEAADMGAILVSFASVALTAANQREEAASLRQGLQSNREIGKALGMLMATHDLSDDEAFRRLRLASNRMNTRLVEVAQRVVAEHRAGTSGTA
- a CDS encoding TetR family transcriptional regulator, giving the protein MGRWEPGARGRMIEAAIDLFAERGFEQTTAGDIAERAGVTERTFFRHFSDKREVLFAGTDEMQRAVTEAIAGAADGVSPLDAAMAGMRAFGEALEERGEHAVRRSRIVAANPALRERELLKLAAMTDLVAGDLRARGVEDLIASLAAQSAVAAFHVAFAGWLADAAARPFRELLDQADAALRTLS